The Setaria viridis chromosome 6, Setaria_viridis_v4.0, whole genome shotgun sequence genome contains a region encoding:
- the LOC117860542 gene encoding transmembrane 9 superfamily member 2, producing MARAGAGVVLAVLILSCAMGARADGSDHKYKEGDHVPLYANKVGPFHNPSETYRYYDLPFCAPEHPKDKKEALGEVLNGDRLVDAPYELNFKEDKNSKILCEKTLTKEQVAKLRDAVAKDYYFQMYYDDLPLWGFLGKMDKDREQGDAKYLLFKHIHFDIMYNDNRVIEINVQTDPNVAVDITEDKEVPIEFSYSVTWKKTDISFEKRMEKYSKSSSMPQHLEIHWFSIINSCVTVLLLTGFLATILMRVLKNDFIKYSHEDESLEDQEESGWKYIHGDVFRFPKQKSLFAAIIGSGTQLLALAIFIFLLALVGVFYPYNRGALFTALVVIYALTSGIAGYTATSFYLQLEGTNWVRNLIFTGCLFCGPLFLTFCFLNTVAIAYSATAALPFGTIIVIILIWALVTSPLLVLGGIAGKNSNTEFQAPCRTTKYPREIPQLPWYRSTIPQMAMAGFLPFSAIYIELYYIFASIWGHKIYTIYSILFIVFIILIIVTAFVTVALTYFQLAVEDHQWWWRSVLCGGSTGIFIFFYCIYYYHARSDMSGFMQTSFFFGYMTCVCYGFFLMLGTVGFRASLFFVRHIYRSIKCE from the exons TGAGACATATCGGTACTATGATCTGCCCTTCTGTGCACCAG AACATCCAAAGGACAAAAAGGAAGCTTTGGGAGAGGTTCTAAATGGTGATCGGTTGGTTGATGCACCATATGAGTTGAACTTCAAGGAAGACAAGAACTCCAAGATTCTCTGCGAGAAAACATTGACAAAGGAGCAAGTTGCGAAGCTCCGGGATGCAGTTGCCAAGGATTACTACTTCCAGATGTACTATGATGATTTGCCTTTATGGGGATTCCTTGGTAAAATGGACAAGGATAGAGAGCAAGGGGATGCAAAATACCTACTGTTTAAGCACATCCACTTTGACATCATGTACAACGATAACCGTGTCATAGAAATCAACGTCCAAACTGATCCAAATGTGGCTGTAGATATCACAGAGGACAAGGAAGTGCCAATAGAGTTCTCTTATTCAGTGACATGGAAAAAGACAGATATTTCTTTTGAGAAAAGAATGGAAAAGTACTCCAAGTCTTCCTCTATGCCACAACATCTTGAGATCCATTGGTTTTCCATAATTAACTCATGTGTTACGGTACTCCTCCTTACTGGCTTCCTGGCTACAATCTTGATGCGTGTGCTCAAGAATGATTTCATCAA GTATTCGCATGAAGATGAGTCCCTTGAAGATCAAGAGGAGAGTGGATGGAAGTACATACATGGCGACGTTTTCCGCTTCCCGAAGCAAAAGTCCCTTTTTGCAGCAATTATTGGATCTGGAACTCAGCTTCTTGCCCT TGCGATTTTCATATTCCTACTTGCACTTGTTGGCGTCTTCTACCCATACAACAGGGGAGCTCTTTTCACTGCCCTTGTTGTCATATATGCCCTTACATCTGGTATTGCTGGATACACAGCCACTTCCTTCTATCTTCAACTGGAGGGAACAAACTGG GTGAGGAATCTGATATTTACTGGCTGCCTGTTCTGTGGTCCTCTCTTCCTTACATTCTGCTTCCTAAATACTGTTGCGATAGCGTACAGTGCTACAGCAGCTTTGCCTTTTGGCACAATCATTGTCATTATTCTGATCTGGGCACTTGTGACCTCTCCACTCCTTGTATTGGGTGGTATTGCTGGGAAAAATAGTAACACAGAATTCCAAGCTCCCTGCCGCACCACCAAATACCCAAGGGAAATCCCTCAACTTCCATGGTACCGAAGCACCATTCCTCAGATGGCAATGGCAGGGTTCCTCCCTTTCAGTGCTATTTACATCGAGCTGTACTACATATTTGCTAGCATATGGGGGCATAAGATCTACACCATCTACAGCATCCTTTTCATTGTGTTCATTATCCTCATCATTGTCACAGCCTTTGTCACAGTAGCACTCACATATTTCCAGCTTGCTGTTGAGGATCACCAGTGGTGGTGGAG GTCTGTCCTGTGTGGAGGCTCCACTGGCATATTCATCTTCTTCTACTGCATCTACTACTACCACGCGCGGTCCGACATGTCAGGCTTCATGCAGACATCCTTCTTCTTTGGCTACATGACCTGCGTCTGCTACGGCTTCTTCCTCATGCTAGGCACTGTCGGTTTCCGCGCATCACTCTTCTTCGTGCGGCACATCTACCGCTCCATCAAGTGCGAGTAA